The following coding sequences are from one Gossypium hirsutum isolate 1008001.06 chromosome A12, Gossypium_hirsutum_v2.1, whole genome shotgun sequence window:
- the LOC107934704 gene encoding transcription factor bHLH162, with amino-acid sequence MEYLTHNLGGNKGMKRSRCSSAKVERKIIEKNRRNHMKNLYSMLNSLLPHQNSKEPLSLPDQVDEAVKYIKRLQTKLKESRERKESLMGRTRSYKCTHSNDSTKPAEIRINEKGSAMEVALMTGPGSQYMFYEMIRIFHEDGAHVLNANFWVVGNTIFHIVHAEIGEFGVAKIIKEKLNKFVNEDRCREEELEQELYWDYEIPPETWNFHIM; translated from the exons ATGGAATACTTGACTCATAATTTGGGTGGGAATAAGGGAATGAAAAGGTCTCGTTGTTCTTCAGCTAAGGTTGAGAGGAAGATCATTGAGAAAAACAGGAGAAATCATATGAAGAATTTGTACTCCATGCTCAATTCTCTACTCCCCCATCAAAATTCCAag GAGCCATTATCACTACCTGATCAAGTAGATGAAGCTGTGAAATACATAAAGAGGCTGCAAACAAAGTTGAAGGAATCCAGGGAGAGAAAGGAAAGCCTAATGGGAAGAACGAGATCCTACAAATGCACCCACAGTAATGATAGTACTAAACCTGCTGAAATTAGGATTAACGAAAAGGGTTCAGCTATGGAGGTGGCTTTGATGACAGGGCCCGGCAGTCAGTACATGTTTTATGAGATGATCCGCATATTTCATGAAGATGGAGCTCATGTACTGAACGCCAATTTCTGGGTTGTTGGGAATACAATTTTCCACATCGTTCATGCTGAG ATTGGAGAATTTGGTGTAGCGAAAATAATAAAGGAGAAATTGAACAAGTTTGTGAATGAAGACAGGTGCAGGGAAGAGGAACTTGAACAAGAGCTATATTGGGACTACGAAATCCCTCCCGAAACGTGGAATTTCCATATCATGTGA